One window from the genome of Salvelinus fontinalis isolate EN_2023a chromosome 3, ASM2944872v1, whole genome shotgun sequence encodes:
- the LOC129842768 gene encoding achaete-scute homolog 5-like, whose protein sequence is MPQVEETHNSLLLFLIHPFVLRVSLSLFIFTITMSAVFSHPFVDQRPTYLNRGSSLPYGLSPSSGYSENRPNTHSDRLHSGSDPLAHTVPFLLYPTTMDPGGLYEASFRGPGGPSLLPYLSPFHHGHFGVYECPFEPAFIQKRNERERQRVKCVNQGYAKLRDHLPGSASEKRLSKVETLRAAINYIKYLQGLVEGQGKGREVYEGGQVCHSPSSAHRRTEDSDHSNGGSPRSLSDSSSSSAGRDCEESAGSGT, encoded by the coding sequence ATGCCACAAGTGGAGGAAACTCACAACTCGCTGCTCCTATTCCTTATCCATCCATTTGTCTTaagagtttctctctctctgttcattttCACCATCACCATGAGTGCTGTCTTCTCCCACCCCTTCGTAGACCAGCGGCCCACCTACCTAAACAGAGGCAGCAGCCTGCCGTATGGTCTGTCTCCCTCTAGTGGCTACTCTGAGAACCGCCCAAACACCCACTCCGACCGCCTCCACTCTGGCTCTGACCCTCTGGCCCACACAGTGCCCTTCCTCCTCTACCCCACCACAATGGACCCTGGAGGCCTCTATGAAGCCTCGTTCCGGGGCCCCGGAGGCCCCAGTCTCCTCCCGTACCTGTCCCCATTCCACCACGGGCACTTTGGGGTGTACGAGTGCCCCTTCGAGCCAGCGTTCATCCAGAAGCGTAACGAGCGGGAGCGTCAGAGGGTGAAGTGTGTGAACCAGGGCTATGCCAAGCTGAGGGACCACCTGCCAGGGAGTGCCAGTGAGAAGAGGCTCAGTAAAGTGGAGACACTGAGGGCAGCAATTAATTATATTAAATACCTGCAGGGGCTGGTGGAGGGGCAGGGTAAAGGCAGAGAGGTGTATGAGGGGGGACAGGTGTGCCACAGCCCCAGTTCTGCCCACCGTAGGACGGAGGACTCGGACCACAGCAATGGGGGgtcacctcgctctctctcagactcctcctcttcctcagcggGGAGAGACTGTGAGGAGTCAGCGGGCTCTGGGACCTAG